The Streptomyces sp. Mut1 genome window below encodes:
- a CDS encoding glycine--tRNA ligase: protein MAADKIDSIVSLSKRRGFVYPCSEIYGGQRAAWDYGPLGVELKENLKRQWWRYMVTSREDVVGIDSSVILAPEVWVASGHVATFSDPLTECTSCHKRYRADHLEEAYEEKHGKPPVNGLADLNCPNCGNKGTFTEPKQFSGLLSTHLGPTQDSGSVAYLRPETAQGIFTNFGQVQQTSRKKPPFGIAQMGKSFRNEITPGNFIFRTREFEQMEMEFFVKPGEDEQWQEYWMEQRWNWYTGLGLREENMRWFEHPQEKLSHYSKRTADIEYRFRFGGSEWGELEGVANRTDYDLTAHSKASGTDLSFFDQEKSERYTPFVIEPAAGVGRAMLAFLLDAYSEDEAPNAKGVMEKRAVMRLDPRLAPVKVAVLPLSRNAQLSPKAKGLATDLRQNWNIEFDDAGAIGRRYRRQDEIGTPFCVTVDFDTLDDNAVTVRERDTMKQERVSLDQIQGYLGSRLLGC from the coding sequence GTGGCCGCCGACAAGATCGACTCCATCGTCAGCCTGAGCAAGCGCCGTGGCTTCGTCTACCCCTGCAGTGAGATCTACGGTGGTCAGCGCGCCGCCTGGGACTACGGGCCGCTGGGCGTCGAGCTCAAGGAGAACCTCAAGCGCCAGTGGTGGCGCTACATGGTCACCTCCCGCGAGGACGTGGTCGGCATCGACTCGTCGGTCATCCTGGCCCCCGAGGTGTGGGTGGCCTCCGGCCACGTCGCCACGTTCTCCGACCCGCTGACCGAATGCACCTCCTGCCACAAGCGCTACCGCGCGGACCACCTGGAGGAGGCGTACGAGGAGAAGCACGGCAAGCCGCCGGTCAACGGCCTGGCCGACCTCAACTGCCCCAACTGCGGCAACAAGGGCACCTTCACCGAGCCCAAGCAGTTCTCCGGCCTGCTCTCCACGCACCTCGGCCCGACCCAGGACTCCGGCTCCGTCGCGTACCTGCGCCCCGAGACCGCCCAGGGCATCTTCACCAACTTCGGCCAGGTGCAGCAGACCTCGCGCAAGAAGCCGCCGTTCGGCATCGCGCAGATGGGCAAGTCCTTCCGGAACGAGATCACTCCGGGCAACTTCATCTTCCGCACGCGCGAGTTCGAGCAGATGGAGATGGAGTTCTTCGTCAAGCCGGGCGAGGACGAGCAGTGGCAGGAGTACTGGATGGAGCAGCGCTGGAACTGGTACACCGGTCTCGGCCTGCGCGAGGAGAACATGCGGTGGTTCGAGCACCCGCAGGAGAAGCTCTCCCACTACTCCAAGCGCACCGCTGACATCGAGTACCGCTTCCGCTTCGGCGGCAGCGAGTGGGGCGAGCTGGAGGGTGTCGCCAACCGCACGGACTACGACCTCACGGCCCACTCCAAGGCCTCCGGCACGGACCTGTCCTTCTTCGACCAGGAGAAGAGCGAGCGCTACACCCCGTTCGTCATCGAGCCCGCGGCCGGTGTCGGCCGCGCGATGCTGGCCTTCCTCCTCGACGCCTACAGCGAGGACGAGGCGCCGAACGCCAAGGGCGTCATGGAGAAGCGCGCCGTGATGCGTCTCGACCCGCGCCTGGCGCCGGTCAAGGTCGCGGTCCTCCCGCTGTCCCGCAACGCGCAGCTCTCGCCGAAGGCCAAGGGCCTCGCCACGGACCTGCGGCAGAACTGGAACATCGAGTTCGACGACGCGGGCGCCATCGGCCGCCGCTACCGCCGCCAGGACGAGATCGGCACGCCGTTCTGCGTCACCGTCGACTTCGACACCCTCGACGACAACGCGGTCACCGTCCGCGAGCGCGACACGATGAAGCAGGAGCGCGTCTCCCTGGACCAGATCCAGGGCTACCTCGGCTCCCGCCTGCTCGGCTGCTGA
- a CDS encoding DUF6243 family protein, translating to MAKSRNNLLGVGGQRKKLSRTGAQGAGPARDADRRTAADQKQELLRKMRERATGVAEPETPDAGQETAQERETPQGSAGQS from the coding sequence GTGGCCAAGAGCCGTAACAACCTCCTCGGCGTCGGCGGACAGCGCAAGAAGCTGTCCCGCACCGGGGCGCAGGGCGCCGGCCCCGCGCGCGACGCCGACCGCAGGACGGCCGCCGACCAGAAGCAGGAGCTGCTCCGCAAGATGCGGGAGCGGGCCACCGGTGTCGCCGAGCCGGAGACCCCGGACGCCGGCCAGGAGACCGCCCAGGAGCGCGAGACCCCGCAGGGGAGCGCCGGGCAGAGCTGA
- the dusB gene encoding tRNA dihydrouridine synthase DusB: MTTLAPSPPLLRIGPHTVQPPVVLAPMAGITNAPFRTLCREFSGGKGLFVSEMITTRALVERNEKTMQLIHFDASETPRSIQLYGVDPATVGRAVRMIVDENLADHIDLNFGCPVPKVTRKGGGSALPYKRPLLRAILHEAVSQAGDLPVTIKMRKGIDDDHLTFLDAGRIAVEEGVTAVALHGRTTAQHYGGTADWEAIARLKEHVPEIPVLGNGDIWCADDALRMMRETGCDGVVVGRGCLGRPWLFGDLVSAFEGTATRQAPTLRTVADVMLRHATLLGEWIGDEARGVIDFRKHVAWYLKGFAVGSEMRKKLAITSSLEELGSQLQELDLDQPWPDGADGPRGRTSGNNRVALPDGWLKDPYDCAGIGADAELDTSGG; encoded by the coding sequence ATGACCACGCTCGCCCCCTCGCCCCCGCTGCTCCGCATCGGCCCGCACACCGTGCAGCCGCCGGTGGTCCTGGCCCCCATGGCCGGCATCACCAACGCCCCCTTCCGCACGCTGTGCCGGGAGTTCTCGGGCGGCAAGGGGCTGTTCGTCAGCGAGATGATCACGACGAGGGCGCTGGTCGAGCGCAACGAGAAGACCATGCAGCTCATCCACTTCGACGCGAGCGAGACCCCCCGCTCCATCCAGCTGTACGGAGTGGACCCGGCCACCGTCGGCAGGGCGGTCCGCATGATCGTGGACGAGAACCTCGCCGACCACATCGACCTGAACTTCGGCTGCCCCGTCCCCAAGGTCACCCGCAAGGGCGGCGGCTCGGCCCTCCCGTACAAGCGGCCGCTGCTGCGCGCGATCCTGCACGAGGCCGTCTCGCAGGCCGGGGACCTGCCCGTCACCATCAAGATGCGCAAGGGCATCGACGACGACCACCTCACCTTCCTCGACGCCGGCCGGATCGCCGTGGAGGAGGGCGTCACGGCCGTCGCCCTGCACGGCCGTACGACCGCCCAGCACTACGGCGGCACCGCCGACTGGGAGGCCATCGCCCGCCTCAAGGAGCACGTCCCGGAGATCCCGGTCCTCGGCAACGGCGACATCTGGTGCGCGGACGACGCCCTGCGCATGATGCGCGAGACCGGCTGCGACGGCGTGGTCGTGGGGCGCGGCTGCCTGGGCCGCCCCTGGCTGTTCGGCGATCTGGTCAGCGCGTTCGAGGGGACGGCGACGAGGCAGGCGCCCACGCTGCGCACCGTCGCGGACGTCATGCTGCGCCACGCGACGCTGCTGGGGGAGTGGATCGGGGACGAGGCCCGGGGTGTGATCGACTTCCGCAAGCACGTGGCCTGGTACCTCAAGGGCTTCGCGGTCGGCTCCGAGATGCGCAAGAAGCTGGCGATCACCTCCTCGCTGGAGGAACTCGGCTCCCAGCTCCAGGAGCTGGACCTGGACCAGCCCTGGCCGGACGGCGCCGACGGTCCGCGCGGGCGCACCTCGGGCAACAACCGGGTGGCCCTTCCGGACGGCTGGCTGAAGGACCCGTACGACTGCGCGGGCATCGGTGCCGACGCGGAGCTGGACACCTCCGGGGGCTGA
- a CDS encoding MmyB family transcriptional regulator, with translation MTTMATPAARTAAPGRSEPEIRRHELANFLRSRRERITPEQVGLVRGRRRRTPGLRREEVAQLSAVGVTWYTWLEQARDIQVSPQVLDALARALLLDRSERSHLFSLAGAADPAPGTDCPHITPALRAMLRQLEPIPACVQNSRYDILAHNRTYGRLLCDMDAVAPEDRNVMLLAYTNEQWRSSVMDTAEVARYLTAKFRASMADHLAEPSWKDLLGRLEAASPEFRENWARHEVVGAGSRSKIFRNAWVGLLRVETTDLWLGPAAGPRLVSYAPRDEETRERLERLQELVRAAED, from the coding sequence ATGACGACGATGGCGACCCCGGCCGCGCGGACGGCCGCCCCCGGCCGCAGCGAGCCCGAGATCCGGCGGCACGAACTCGCGAACTTCCTGCGCAGCCGCCGCGAACGCATCACCCCCGAGCAGGTCGGGCTCGTCCGGGGCCGCCGCCGGCGCACGCCGGGGCTGCGCCGCGAGGAGGTCGCCCAGCTCTCCGCCGTCGGCGTGACCTGGTACACCTGGCTCGAACAGGCCAGGGACATCCAGGTCTCGCCCCAGGTCCTCGACGCGCTCGCCCGCGCCCTGCTGCTGGACCGCAGCGAGCGCAGCCACCTCTTCTCGCTGGCGGGCGCCGCCGACCCCGCGCCCGGCACCGACTGCCCGCACATCACCCCGGCCCTGCGCGCCATGCTGCGGCAGCTGGAGCCGATCCCCGCCTGCGTGCAGAACAGCCGGTACGACATCCTCGCCCACAACCGCACCTACGGGCGGCTGCTCTGCGACATGGACGCGGTCGCCCCCGAGGACCGCAACGTCATGCTGCTCGCCTACACGAACGAGCAGTGGCGCTCCTCGGTCATGGACACCGCCGAGGTCGCCCGCTATCTGACCGCCAAATTCCGCGCGTCGATGGCCGACCACCTCGCCGAGCCCTCCTGGAAGGATCTGCTGGGGCGGCTGGAGGCGGCCTCACCGGAATTCCGCGAGAACTGGGCCCGGCACGAGGTCGTGGGGGCCGGCAGCCGCTCGAAGATCTTCCGCAACGCTTGGGTGGGCCTGCTCCGCGTGGAGACCACCGACCTCTGGCTCGGCCCGGCGGCAGGACCCCGGCTGGTCAGCTACGCCCCCCGGGACGAGGAGACCCGCGAGCGCCTGGAGCGCCTTCAGGAACTGGTCCGCGCCGCCGAGGACTGA
- a CDS encoding MFS transporter: MPRHDHPAPALGALGLFTVLLGAALPLIDFFIVNVALPTIDHDLAAGPALLELVVAGYGLSYAVLLVLGGRLGDMAGRRRLFLTGMAAFGLTSLACGLAPDAWSLVGARVAQGAAAALMLPQVLATIQAATSGHRRARAMSLYGATAGLSMVAGQILGGALVAAAPLSSVFGESAGWRSVFLVNVPVAAVGLVLAARAVPETRSERPAPVDVPGTLLLAVSLVTLLAPLTEGRAAGWPLWTWVSLALFPFAAGAFYRVERRADRRGLIPLVPPSLLRLESLRRGLALVAPFSVGFGGFMFVIAVALQQGLELGPAASGLSMAPMAVAFFAASLAGPRLVRRYGSRVVTAGGLVQAAGVVVLALTVWRGWPDLGTAGLVPGMAVAGFGQGLQLPVLFRIVLSDVPPERAGVGGGVMTTTQQAALTLGVATLGSLFLALVPGSGMRDALIITLLVQLAAVALTTLLSLRLPRAVG; encoded by the coding sequence GTGCCACGGCACGACCACCCCGCCCCGGCGCTCGGGGCGCTGGGGCTGTTCACCGTGCTGCTGGGCGCGGCCCTGCCCCTGATCGACTTCTTCATCGTCAACGTCGCCCTGCCCACCATCGACCACGACCTGGCGGCGGGCCCCGCCCTGCTGGAACTGGTCGTCGCGGGCTACGGGCTCTCCTACGCCGTGCTGCTCGTCCTCGGCGGGCGGCTCGGCGACATGGCGGGCCGGCGCCGGCTCTTCCTGACCGGCATGGCGGCCTTCGGGCTGACCTCCCTGGCCTGCGGGCTCGCGCCGGACGCCTGGTCCCTGGTCGGGGCGCGCGTGGCGCAGGGCGCGGCGGCGGCCCTGATGCTGCCGCAGGTGCTCGCCACCATCCAGGCGGCCACCTCGGGCCACCGCCGGGCCCGCGCGATGAGCCTGTACGGGGCGACGGCCGGGCTCTCCATGGTCGCGGGCCAGATCCTGGGCGGGGCGCTGGTCGCCGCCGCGCCGCTGTCGTCGGTGTTCGGCGAGAGCGCGGGCTGGCGCTCGGTGTTCCTGGTCAATGTCCCGGTGGCGGCGGTCGGGCTGGTGCTGGCGGCGCGCGCGGTGCCGGAGACCCGTTCCGAGCGGCCGGCGCCCGTCGACGTACCGGGCACGCTGCTGCTCGCCGTCTCGCTGGTGACCCTGCTGGCCCCGCTCACCGAGGGGCGGGCGGCGGGCTGGCCGCTGTGGACCTGGGTGTCGCTCGCGCTGTTCCCGTTCGCGGCGGGCGCCTTCTACCGGGTGGAGCGGCGGGCGGACCGGCGCGGGCTGATCCCGCTGGTGCCGCCGAGCCTGCTGCGGCTGGAATCGCTGCGGCGCGGGCTGGCGCTGGTGGCGCCGTTCTCGGTGGGCTTCGGCGGCTTCATGTTCGTCATCGCGGTGGCGCTCCAGCAGGGCCTTGAGCTGGGCCCGGCCGCCTCGGGGCTGTCGATGGCCCCGATGGCGGTGGCCTTCTTCGCGGCCTCGCTGGCCGGTCCCCGGCTGGTCCGGCGCTACGGCAGCCGGGTCGTGACGGCGGGCGGGCTGGTGCAGGCGGCCGGTGTCGTGGTGCTCGCGCTCACGGTGTGGCGCGGCTGGCCGGACCTGGGGACGGCCGGGCTGGTGCCCGGGATGGCCGTCGCCGGTTTCGGCCAGGGTCTCCAGCTGCCGGTGCTGTTCCGCATCGTCCTGTCCGATGTGCCGCCGGAGCGGGCCGGGGTGGGCGGCGGGGTGATGACGACGACCCAGCAGGCCGCGCTGACGCTGGGCGTGGCGACGCTCGGTTCGCTGTTCCTGGCCCTGGTGCCGGGCTCGGGGATGCGGGACGCCCTGATCATCACGCTGCTGGTCCAGCTGGCGGCGGTCGCCCTGACGACGCTGCTGAGCCTGCGGCTGCCGCGCGCGGTGGGGTGA
- the bla gene encoding class A beta-lactamase — protein MLPTSRLIRTGTAAPSRRRLLTLGGAGAAGALLLGAGPARAATARASASTTARLRELERVHGARVGAFAYNVATGVAVRHRADERFPMLSTFKTFAAAAVLRDLDRDGEVLDKVIHYTEADCVSDSPVTNTPENIANGLSVARLCDAAIGDSDNTAGNLLLRELGGPGAVTRFARSLGDRVTRLDRWEPELNSAEPGRVTDTTSPAAIARDYARLVLGDVLEPGDRERLTGWLLNCRTSGTRFRAGLPVEWTVADKTGGGSYASCNDVGIAWTPEGAPVVLAVLTTKPDGDSAAAGDHPLVRDAAKALAAGVVS, from the coding sequence ATGCTGCCCACCTCACGCTTAATCCGTACCGGCACCGCGGCCCCCAGCCGCCGCAGGCTGCTCACGCTCGGCGGCGCGGGCGCCGCCGGGGCGCTGCTGCTCGGCGCGGGACCCGCTCGGGCGGCGACCGCGCGGGCGTCCGCGTCCACGACGGCCCGGCTGCGCGAGCTGGAGCGGGTGCACGGCGCCCGCGTCGGGGCCTTCGCGTACAACGTGGCCACCGGGGTCGCGGTCCGCCACCGGGCCGACGAGCGCTTCCCCATGCTGTCCACCTTCAAGACGTTCGCCGCTGCGGCCGTCCTGCGGGACCTGGACCGGGACGGGGAGGTCCTGGACAAGGTGATCCACTACACCGAGGCGGACTGCGTCTCCGATTCGCCGGTCACGAACACCCCGGAGAACATCGCGAACGGGCTGAGCGTCGCCCGGCTGTGCGACGCGGCCATCGGCGACAGCGACAACACCGCCGGCAATCTGCTGCTGCGCGAGCTGGGCGGCCCCGGCGCGGTCACACGTTTCGCCCGCTCGCTGGGCGACCGGGTGACCCGGCTGGACCGCTGGGAGCCCGAGCTCAACTCCGCCGAGCCGGGCCGGGTCACGGACACGACGAGCCCCGCCGCGATCGCCCGTGACTACGCGCGGCTCGTCCTGGGGGACGTGCTGGAGCCCGGGGACCGCGAACGGCTGACCGGGTGGCTGCTGAACTGCCGGACGAGCGGCACCCGCTTCCGGGCCGGTCTGCCGGTGGAGTGGACGGTCGCGGACAAGACCGGCGGCGGCTCGTACGCCTCGTGCAACGACGTGGGGATCGCGTGGACGCCCGAGGGGGCGCCGGTGGTCCTGGCGGTGCTGACGACGAAGCCCGACGGCGATTCCGCCGCCGCGGGCGACCACCCGCTGGTCCGGGACGCGGCAAAGGCCCTGGCGGCAGGGGTCGTTAGTTAG
- a CDS encoding MFS transporter, with protein sequence MPELSHRRRMLVLAICCMSLLIVSLDTTALNVALPAMRRELDASVAGMQWTIDAYTLVLASLLMLAGSTADRIGRRKVFMAGLVLFTLGSALCSLAPNLEALIAFRMVQAVGGSMLNPVAMSIITNTFTDPRERARAIGVWGGVVGISMAAGPVAGGILVDSVGWRSIFWVNLPVGIAALLLTWRYVPESRAHRARRPDPVGQLLVITLLGSLTYAIIEAPQKGWVSAEILLFASLAAASLAGLLVYEPRRTDPLIDLRFFHSAPFSGATVIAVSAFAGLGGFLFLNTLYLQDVRGLSALEAGLYTLPMAAMVCVLAPLSGRLVAARGPRIPLLVAGCAMAVSGLMLAAFDAETGTVSMFAAYVLFGLGFGMVNAPITNTAVSGMPRSQAGVAAAVASTSRQIGQTLGVAVIGAALAAGMSGAGSSAGATDGFVAASRPGWWIVTGCGLCVLLVGALSSGRWARDTARRTAERLAEPGTGDMDALSAAQSSAARTSS encoded by the coding sequence ATGCCTGAGCTCAGCCACCGGCGGCGGATGCTGGTGCTGGCGATCTGCTGCATGAGTCTGCTGATCGTCAGCCTCGACACCACCGCCCTGAACGTCGCCCTGCCCGCCATGCGCCGGGAGCTGGACGCGAGCGTCGCGGGGATGCAGTGGACGATCGACGCGTACACGCTCGTCCTCGCATCCCTGCTGATGCTCGCGGGCTCCACCGCCGACCGGATCGGCCGGCGCAAGGTCTTCATGGCGGGGCTCGTCCTGTTCACGCTGGGCTCGGCGCTCTGTTCGCTGGCGCCGAACCTGGAGGCGCTGATCGCTTTCCGGATGGTGCAGGCCGTCGGCGGCTCCATGCTCAACCCGGTGGCGATGTCGATCATCACCAACACCTTCACCGACCCCCGTGAGCGCGCCCGCGCCATCGGGGTCTGGGGCGGTGTCGTCGGCATCTCGATGGCGGCGGGCCCGGTGGCCGGCGGCATCCTGGTCGACTCGGTGGGCTGGCGGTCGATCTTCTGGGTCAACCTGCCGGTCGGCATCGCCGCCCTGCTGCTGACCTGGCGCTACGTCCCCGAGTCGCGCGCCCACCGGGCCCGCCGCCCGGACCCGGTGGGGCAGCTCCTGGTGATCACGCTCCTGGGTTCGCTGACGTACGCGATCATCGAGGCCCCGCAGAAGGGCTGGGTCTCCGCCGAGATCCTGCTGTTCGCCTCGCTCGCGGCGGCCTCCCTGGCCGGTCTGCTGGTGTACGAGCCCCGGCGCACGGACCCCCTGATCGACCTGCGGTTCTTCCACAGCGCCCCGTTCAGCGGGGCCACCGTCATCGCGGTCAGCGCCTTTGCCGGTCTCGGCGGATTCCTCTTCCTCAACACCCTCTACCTCCAGGACGTCCGGGGGCTGAGCGCGCTGGAGGCCGGTCTGTACACGCTGCCGATGGCGGCCATGGTCTGCGTTCTGGCGCCGCTCTCGGGGCGGCTCGTGGCCGCGCGCGGGCCGCGCATCCCGCTGCTGGTCGCGGGCTGCGCGATGGCGGTGAGCGGACTGATGCTCGCGGCGTTCGACGCGGAGACCGGCACGGTCTCGATGTTCGCCGCCTATGTGCTGTTCGGCCTGGGCTTCGGCATGGTGAACGCGCCCATCACCAACACCGCGGTCTCCGGCATGCCGCGCTCCCAGGCGGGCGTGGCGGCGGCCGTCGCCTCCACCAGCCGGCAGATCGGGCAGACCCTCGGCGTCGCCGTGATCGGCGCGGCCCTCGCGGCGGGCATGAGCGGCGCGGGCTCCTCGGCCGGCGCGACGGACGGCTTCGTGGCGGCGAGCAGGCCCGGCTGGTGGATCGTGACCGGCTGCGGGCTGTGCGTCCTGCTGGTCGGGGCGCTGAGCAGCGGACGCTGGGCGCGGGACACGGCCCGCCGGACCGCCGAACGCCTCGCGGAGCCCGGGACCGGGGACATGGACGCGCTGTCCGCCGCTCAGTCCTCGGCGGCGCGGACCAGTTCCTGA
- the ppdK gene encoding pyruvate, phosphate dikinase: MSENSDVQKFVYDFTEGNKDLKDLLGGKGANLAEMTNLGLPVPPGFTITTEACKVYLESGEEPVALRDEVSAHLGALETRMGKKLGQADDPLLVSVRSGAKFSMPGMMDTVLNIGLSDASVVGLADQAGDERFAWDSYRRLIQMFGKTVLGVDGDLFEEALEAAKEAKGVTVDVDLDAADLKKLVKQFKKIVTRDAGRDFPQDAREQMDLAIKAVFDSWNTDRAKLYRRQERIPGDLGTAVNVCSMVFGNLGPDSGTGVAFTRDPASGHQGVYGDYLQNAQGEDVVAGIRNTVPLAELETIDKNSYDQLLKIMETLETHYKDLCDIEFTIERGHLWMLQTRVGKRTAGAAFRIATQLVDQGLIDEAEALQRVNGAQLAQLMFPRFDDTAKTRRLGRGIAASPGAAVGKAVFDSYTAVKWSRSGEKVILIRRETNPDDLDGMIAAEGILTSRGGKTSHAAVVARGMGKTCVCGAEEIEVDTKRRRLMVGDTVVEEGDLVSVDGSTGKVYLGEVPVVPSPVVEYFEGRMHAGADDADELVAAVHRIMAYADRVRRLRVRANADSAEDALRARRFGAQGIGLCRTEHMFLGERREMVEKLILADTDQERETALEQLLPLQKADFIELFEAMDGLPVTVRLLDPPLHEFLPDITELSVRVALAESRKDANENDLRLLQAVHKLHEQNPMLGLRGVRLGLVIPGLFAMQVRAIAEAAAARKNAKGDPRAEVMIPLVGTVQELEIVREEADRVIAEVEAATGTDLRLKIGTMIELPRAALTAGQIAEAAEFFSFGTNDLTQTVWGFSRDDVEASFFTAYLEKGIFGVSPFETIDKDGVGSLVRSAVAAGRATRPDLKLGICGEHGGDPESVHFFHEAGLDYVSCSPFRIPVARLEAGRAAAGPRGSDSR, from the coding sequence GTGTCGGAAAACAGTGATGTGCAGAAGTTCGTCTACGACTTCACCGAAGGCAACAAGGATCTCAAGGACCTGCTCGGCGGGAAGGGGGCCAACCTCGCCGAGATGACCAACCTCGGTCTCCCCGTCCCTCCCGGGTTCACCATCACCACCGAGGCCTGCAAGGTCTACCTGGAGAGCGGCGAGGAGCCGGTGGCGCTCCGCGACGAGGTGAGTGCGCACCTCGGCGCCCTGGAGACGCGGATGGGCAAGAAGCTCGGCCAGGCCGACGACCCGCTGCTGGTCTCGGTCCGCTCGGGCGCCAAGTTCTCGATGCCCGGGATGATGGACACGGTCCTCAACATCGGCCTCTCCGACGCCTCCGTCGTGGGCCTCGCCGACCAGGCCGGTGACGAGCGGTTCGCGTGGGACTCCTACCGCCGCCTCATCCAGATGTTCGGCAAGACCGTCCTCGGGGTCGACGGCGACCTCTTCGAGGAGGCGCTGGAGGCCGCCAAGGAGGCCAAGGGCGTCACCGTCGACGTGGACCTCGACGCGGCCGACCTGAAGAAGCTGGTCAAGCAGTTCAAGAAGATCGTCACCCGCGACGCGGGCCGCGACTTCCCGCAGGACGCGCGCGAGCAGATGGACCTGGCCATAAAGGCGGTCTTCGACTCGTGGAACACCGACCGGGCCAAGCTCTACCGCCGCCAGGAGCGCATCCCCGGCGACCTCGGCACCGCCGTCAACGTCTGCTCGATGGTCTTCGGCAACCTCGGCCCCGACTCCGGTACGGGCGTCGCCTTCACCCGTGACCCGGCCAGCGGCCACCAGGGCGTCTACGGCGACTACCTCCAGAACGCGCAGGGCGAGGACGTCGTCGCGGGCATCCGCAACACCGTGCCGCTCGCCGAACTGGAGACGATCGACAAGAACTCCTACGACCAGCTGCTCAAGATCATGGAGACGCTGGAGACCCACTACAAGGACCTCTGCGACATCGAGTTCACCATCGAGCGCGGCCACCTGTGGATGCTCCAGACCCGGGTCGGCAAGCGCACCGCCGGTGCCGCCTTCCGCATCGCCACCCAGCTGGTGGACCAGGGGCTGATCGACGAGGCCGAGGCCCTTCAGAGGGTCAACGGGGCGCAGCTGGCGCAGCTGATGTTCCCGCGCTTCGACGACACCGCCAAGACCCGGCGGCTCGGCCGGGGCATCGCCGCCTCGCCGGGTGCGGCGGTCGGCAAGGCGGTCTTCGACTCGTACACCGCCGTCAAGTGGTCCCGCTCCGGCGAGAAGGTCATCCTGATCCGCCGCGAGACCAACCCGGACGACCTGGACGGCATGATCGCCGCCGAGGGCATCCTGACCTCGCGCGGCGGCAAGACCTCGCACGCCGCCGTCGTCGCCCGGGGCATGGGCAAGACCTGTGTGTGCGGCGCCGAGGAGATCGAGGTCGACACCAAGCGCCGCCGGCTGATGGTCGGCGACACCGTGGTGGAGGAGGGCGACCTCGTCTCCGTCGACGGCTCCACCGGCAAGGTGTACCTCGGTGAGGTCCCCGTCGTGCCGTCCCCGGTCGTCGAGTACTTCGAGGGCCGGATGCACGCGGGCGCCGACGACGCCGACGAGCTGGTCGCGGCCGTGCACCGGATCATGGCGTACGCGGACCGGGTGCGCCGGCTGCGGGTGCGGGCCAACGCCGACAGCGCCGAGGACGCGCTGCGGGCCCGCCGCTTCGGCGCCCAGGGCATCGGGCTGTGCCGCACCGAGCACATGTTCCTCGGCGAGCGCCGCGAGATGGTCGAGAAGCTGATCCTGGCCGACACCGACCAGGAGCGCGAGACGGCCCTGGAGCAGCTGCTGCCGCTCCAGAAGGCGGACTTCATCGAGCTGTTCGAGGCGATGGACGGGCTGCCGGTCACCGTACGGCTGCTGGACCCGCCGCTGCACGAGTTCCTGCCCGACATCACCGAGCTGTCGGTGCGGGTGGCGCTCGCGGAGTCCCGCAAGGACGCCAACGAGAACGACCTGCGGCTGCTCCAGGCCGTGCACAAGCTGCACGAGCAGAATCCGATGCTGGGTCTGCGCGGGGTCCGCCTCGGGCTGGTCATCCCCGGCCTGTTCGCCATGCAGGTGCGGGCCATCGCCGAGGCGGCCGCCGCCCGTAAGAACGCCAAGGGCGACCCGCGCGCCGAGGTCATGATCCCGCTCGTCGGCACGGTCCAGGAGCTGGAGATCGTCCGTGAGGAGGCGGACCGGGTCATCGCCGAGGTGGAGGCGGCCACCGGCACCGACCTCAGGCTGAAGATCGGCACGATGATCGAGCTGCCGCGCGCCGCGCTGACGGCGGGGCAGATCGCGGAGGCGGCGGAGTTCTTCTCCTTCGGCACCAACGACCTGACCCAGACGGTGTGGGGTTTCTCCCGCGACGACGTGGAGGCCTCGTTCTTCACCGCGTACCTGGAGAAGGGCATCTTCGGGGTCTCGCCGTTCGAGACGATCGACAAGGACGGCGTCGGCTCGCTCGTACGCAGTGCCGTGGCGGCCGGCCGCGCCACCCGCCCCGACCTGAAGCTGGGCATCTGCGGGGAGCACGGGGGTGACCCCGAGTCGGTGCACTTCTTCCACGAGGCGGGCCTCGACTACGTCTCCTGCTCGCCGTTCCGCATTCCGGTGGCGCGGCTGGAAGCGGGCCGGGCGGCCGCCGGGCCGCGGGGCAGCGACAGCCGCTGA